In Perca fluviatilis chromosome 18, GENO_Pfluv_1.0, whole genome shotgun sequence, one genomic interval encodes:
- the LOC120546265 gene encoding uncharacterized protein LOC120546265 — protein MAEGYTYFVEGEGNNAERDSIEDQFGVGRGLFFRPLESRTPGPSVTALHTPQFTSTRHVDRAMPSRVEQNPDLGSLITQLAEKLGESITAKLQSDRCTHDTSTSVQPSEMTLPNVKVVMQSDAKEPPIFRGDSSDKFTVHEWENLMTLYLKKRAIPIHEHSQEVLAKLMGKAGDVVRIKLRNNTSINHTANPHVIFDILKQHFSELTYSSMPLADFYNTLPMPGEDAMEYWIRLNKTVDVADEYLKRQCRSIDDPGHEVSMMFIKHCPDQSLASVFKFKSAEKWSACEIQERLDEHMQGKKTQAATVRPLKPSTVEHKVHSQCHVPIADNTSVPNTTVPGVPSPVPMTTASVDNVCIRSLVNLLDRLVTQHTQVPANPRAQAAVPRPSQKVCRVCEASDHSTLSHCRRENRCLKCLSPGHWKRDCPDQTNQRRFQPANSAGGQNRQLN, from the coding sequence ATGGCAGAGGGTTACACATATTTTGTTGAGGGTGAAGGTAACAATGCTGAGCGTGACTCTATCGAGGACCAGTTTGGTGTGGGGAGGGGTTTGTTCTTTCGACCCTTAGAGTCCAGGACACCAGGGCCTAGTGTCACAGCATTACACACCCCACAGTTTACCTCTACACGTCATGTAGATCGTGCCATGCCAAGCCGAGTCGAGCAGAATCCAGACTTAGGTTCACTCATTACACAGTTAGCTGAGAAGCTAGGGGAGTCCATTACAGCTAAGCTGCAATCTGACAGGTGTACACACGACACCAGTACTTCTGTACAGCCCTCAGAGATGACATTGCCTAACGTTAAGGTTGTCATGCAGTCAGATGCAAAAGAGCCTCCTATATTCAGGGGTGATAGCTCAGACAAATTCACAGTTCATGAGTGGGAAAATCTTATGACTCTGTACTTGAAGAAGCGAGCTATTCCCATTCATGAGCATTCACAAGAAGTCCTGGCAAAGCTTATGGGCAAAGCAGGGGATGTGGTGAGGATAAAGCTGCGTAACAACACATCTATTAACCACACTGCAAATCCACATGTGATTTTTGATATTCTGAAACAACACTTTAGTGAACTGACATACTCGAGCATGCCTTTGGCAGATTTTTACAATACATTGCCCATGCCAGGTGAAGATGCTATGGAATATTGGATAAGGCTAAATAAAACAGTTGATGTAGCGGATGAATATCTGAAAAGGCAATGCCGAAGCATTGATGACCCAGGCCATGAAGTCAGTATGATGTTTATCAAACACTGCCCAGACCAGTCTCTTGCAAGTGTTTTCAAGTTCAAGTCTGCGGAGAAATGGTCGGCATGTGAAATCCAAGAGAGGCTTGATGAGCACATGCAGGGAAAGAAAACCCAAGCTGCAACTGTTAGGCCACTTAAGCCGAGCACAGTAGAGCACAAAGTCCATTCCCAGTGTCATGTGCCTATAGCTGATAATACATCAGTCCCAAACACCACTGTACCGGGGGTGCCATCTCCGGTACCCATGACTACTGCGAGTGTTGACAATGTCTGCATAAGGAGTTTGGTAAACTTGTTAGACCGACTGGTTACACAGCATACACAAGTGCCAGCTAACCCCAGGGCTCAAGCCGCAGTGCCTCGCCCTTCTCAAAAGGTGTGCAGGGTTTGTGAGGCTTCTGATCATTCCACATTGTCTCACTGTAGGCGAGAGAACAGGTGTTTGAAGTGCTTATCGCCTGGTCACTGGAAGAGAGACTGCCCTGATCAGACCAACCAGCGCCGCTTTCAACCTGCCAACAGCGCTGGTGGACAGAACCGACAGTTAAACTAG